CCGCAGCGCGTATGCTGCAGCATTCAGTGTACTTCCTGGGCTGGCTTCGCAAGCAGTCAGATCTGAGTGTTAAAGAGGGGATTTGCGAGCTCGCCCAGACAGTCAATTCTTGATTTCCATCCAGAACGCCATAACCCTGGATGATCGAATAGCCATTTATGCCGTGACCCACGACTCGCAACATGCCTCGGTTCTGACGCAGGCAAGTGTCTTGCGGTCAGACGGTATCGCCACAGAAGTTCTTCAACTCGCACTCCAGACACTTGCCCAGCTGAGAAGTCGGACCCGGACAGCGCCCTGTAGAGATGAACGCGTTGACAGCTGAGATGGCCTGCCTGGTCCGGTTGCGCAGACGAACGTCGAACACGATGGTATGCGTCTGACGCGTGCGGCTGCTGTGCCAGTACCCGTGCGGGACGTCCAACCCCAATTGATCTTCGACAAGCAGGGCATAGGCGCACAGTTGGAGCCTGTGTCCGGGATCTGGGGGACGGACGGTGTGCTTGAATTCCACCGGGAAGGCAATGGCCCCATCCACGATGAGAAGGTCGAGTTCTCCGGTGAGTTGGAGCGGCTCACTGGTGAGTCGAACGTCGTACCGGCGCTCACCGGCCCGAAGCGTGTAACGGCTCAGGGTGCGGCGGCGCTCCCGTTCAAGTTCAGCCTGGTGTTGATCGCGGCCAGTCGTCATCAGCACGGTTTCTCGTCGCCGGACGGGCGTGCACCGTTCGAAGAACACGATTCGGGGGCAGTAGTGATGCTGCCGAAGCTCTGTCGGGGTGATCATCGGTCGTCGTCTCCCAGTTGCTCGATGGTGGTGGCCGTATCGAGTTGCGCCTGTTCGAGCTGGAGAACCATGATGGTGCCCGGGCTGTTCCCCAGGGCTTTCACGAGGCGGGTTTCCAGTTCCAGTCGCGCTGTGCGGGTCAGTTTGCCCTGGTACGCGCTGTACTGCATTCTCGCCAGGCCGTAATCCTTGCAGGCTGCCATCACCCTGGTTCTTCGTCTGTCGTCCTGAACGTCGTAGAGGACCAGGAGTGGCTGGCCCGCTTTCCGGGGGTCCTGCAGCAGTCGCACCATGTCGTCTCCCGCTCACCAGCTCGCGACGTACAAGGGGTAGTCGCCCTCGCCGCGCAGGTAGGTGGCGAGGGCTCTCGCCTGTTTGACCATGATGTTCTGCAGACGGTAGCGTTTCCCGCCGACCGTGTCACGTGCATCCAGACGAGCGTGGACCGCTTCGGCAATGCGTTTCCGGGTTTCTGGCGCGAGCTTTCCGTGCTCGTCCAGATCCGGTCTCCAGCCGCGACCCAGGGCGGCGAGGACTGAACGGTCGACCACGCAGGCCCGGAAGCCCTCCACGAAGTCCAGCACCAGGCTGGGTTTACCGGGCCGGTCAGTATGCAGGAAGCCCGCGAACGGTTCCAGGCCCGCCGTGGCCAGGGCACCGGCCGCCCGGGCATACAGGATGCCGTACCCGTAATTGAGGGTCATGTTGGTGAGATCGGTGGCGCCTCGCCCCAACCGGCCTGGAAATTCGAGCTCGGCGGGCAGCATGGCCGCCACGGCACCCCAGTACGCCACGCCGCCACGGCCTTCCACACCCAGCATCACGTCGCGGACCTCATCGATCTGTGCTCCCTGAATGCCGTTCAGCTCTGTCTCCAGACTGACGAGGCGCGGCAGGGCCAGCTGAATGGCGGCGAAAGCGGCCGGATCCGCTTCTTTCCGGTACTTGCCGAAGTACTTCAGCAGACTGGCCTGATTTCGCAGGCGGGCGAGAATGGCGTGACGGGCCACCTCGATGCCGGTTGGCGTGAGGTACGCCTGCATCTGAGCGCGCCGGGTACTGACTGTCCCGACCAGGTACGGACTGCTGAACTTCGCGTACGGGGCGCCCAGACCGTCGAGCAGGTCGATCTGAACGCCGAATTTCGCGCAGGCGCGGATGGCTTCGGCACTCAGGGTGCAGGCGGTGGTGGTGACGGAGACGCTTTCAAGGTCGCGGAGGGCCACCTCCTGCGTCTCCTGGGTCGGGTGGCGCAACTGCAGCCGTTCACTGCGGAGGGCGAGGAAGGTGCCGCGTTCACTGATCACGAGGTTCATGCCTTCAGCCTGAACGCCGGGGCAGGCTTTGGATGACGCGCAGTTCGGGCGTCAGTCCTGAGGCCACCCGGCGGTCTGGAGTTCCACCTGCCCTTCATTCCGAGAGCGCTTGAAGTCCAGACCGTACTCCTCGGTGTAGAGCCGGTCGATGACGTGAAGTCCGAGGTCGGTGCGCTTCTGAATGTGGCCCTCCTGGCGCTGCTTCCTGAGTTGTGACTTGCTGACCGAGACGAGCAGGCCCTGCGCCGAGATGGGGGACTCCTTCAGTTTCTCCCTGTACGCGGCTTCCAGGCTGAGGGGAAGGACCGTCACTCCGTCGAACAGGTCGTCGAAGCGGTCTTCCAGTTCGGGGTCGTCGCCGGTCAGTCGCCCGAACGGGCGAAGTTCATTGAGTTTGATCCGGAACGCTTCGCGTTTGCTGGTCATCGCCTCCTGGAGTTGCGTCAGGCGCGGGCCGGAGTAGATGCGGCTCAGGCAGGCGTTGGTCAGGACATCATGCAGGAGCACCGGTCCCTGATGGCAGAGCGTCCGCAGTTCCTGCAGGCAGGCTTCGAGCAGCGGCACATCGTAGGGGAACCTGGCCACTTCGGTCAGGACTGTCACGTCGACCACCGGGCGGGTGATGCCCGGCGTCACAGCTGCGTCGGTACCTTTGGTGCCGCGGCGGTTGACGCGGCCGAACCGTTGCACCAGGGCTTCGAGCGGCGCGAGTTCTGAGATGGCCGTATCGAAGTCCAGGTCCAGGGAAACCTCGATCACCTGCGTGGCGACCACGGCCATAGCTTCGCCGACATGATCGGCATTCAGTTTGCGCTGAAGCTGCTGCTCTTTCCCATAGCGGTCCTGGCCGTTGAAGCGCCCGTGCAGCAGCATGACGCGGTCACCCAGCTGTGCCTTGAGGGCAGCGTAGACAGCCTGGGCGCGGTCAACGGTGTTGACGGCCACCAGGATGCTGCGGCCACGCTCGACGGATGAAACCACGTCCGCGATCACGTCCGGGGCGTCAATCCTTCCTTCTCGCAGGTGCAGGCGATGCCGACAGTTCTCGTAGGCGACCTGGGGCGGGACCTGCTGGATCTCCACCTGCAGCAGTCGCCGCAGTTCCTCGCCGAGCCACTCTGGCAGGGTGGCGCTGATGGCGCAGACCTGGACGCCCCAACGGCCGATCAAATCCTCCAGGAGGGCCAGGAACATGCCGAGGCGCCCGGGTTCGTAGGCGTGAATTTCGTCCATGACCAGCATCGTGCCTGCTGTACTGGCGTAGATGGTCTCGTATCCGGGCAGGCGGAACGCGGCCCGCAGCAGCCGGTACGGGGTCGCCACCAGCAGGGGCGGCCCGTGGAGCCGGGCGTAGTCGTTGACGTTCCGGACCTGCCGCGTCACGGCGGATTCGTCGGCCGCGCCGGGCTCTGCCTCGACGGCCTGGCGGTACAGGAACTGCAGGGCCCTCCCGTGCAGCAGGCCGACGGCGCCCTTCGCGGAGAGGTCGCGGGTCAGCCGTTCCTGCATGGCGTTCAGGCTGGCCTGATACGGCAGCAGGTACAGCAACCGGAGGGGCTGACCGGTGGCGGCCTGCTGTGCCTGCGCCCAGAGCAGGGCCGCTTCCGTCTTGCCGCTCCCGGTGGGTGCGCTGAGGATCAGGTGCCCTGCCCGGCGGGCCGCCAGCTGATGCGGTCTGAACGTGAACGGCGCGGCCCGCCTTCGCATGGCTGCCAGGTTGACGCCCAGCGCTTCCGCTCCCGGCAGCATCAGGGGGAGCGGTGGCGGCGCGTGGGCGCTGGCCAGCCGGTCGGCCTGCTGGATGACTCCGCGCAGCAGCATGCCCCACCGGATCTGCTCCGGGTGGAGCGGTGACGTCAGGCCGCCGTACCGGGTCACCCCGGCCGTCAGGGCTTCAGCCAGATCGACCCTGCCCTGCCGGAGGTGGCCCGCATCGAGGCGGCGTGCACCCAGGCGGTCGAACCCGAGCCGGGTCCGCCACTGTTCCGGCACGTCCTGAACCCAGCGGGCCAGGGCCGCCACATCCTCCGGCGTGAGCATCTCGATCAGTTCATCCACCCGATCGGCGGCCGGCTCGGCACGAAAGTCGTGGCCGTACAACGCCCTGATGCTGCCCGCGTCCCGGTGGTGGGACACCACCCCGAGCTGAATGGCTTCCTCGGTCGCCTCGCAGGCCACCCAGGGAACGAAGGCGAGCGACAGGACCTCGTGCCGTTCGGGGAAGCGTTCTTCCGCGCCGGTCAGGACGCGCTGAAAGCCGGTGGCGGCCTTCCCGAAATCGTGAATGACGGCCGACCAGAACGCCACGTGCCAGAAGTCCTCGCGGAGGGACAGGGCAGCCAGACCCGGGGCCCGCAGTGCCAGCCCGGCGAGTTTCTCGACCACGTTGTACGTGTGCGTTTCGAGCGTCTCGACCTGCCCACCGTTGAAACGGGCGCTCTTGGCGAGCAGATGAGCGATCGGACTGCCCGGGGAGTCAGGCACCGAGGCGGACTCCTTCGCTGTCCGGCCCGGTCAGGGTGTGCCAGACGAGCGCCCGCCGCCGTCCGGCCCGGCCGCGCGCTTCAGGCGTGAACGGATCGACCCAGAGGTCGTAATCTTCCGGCAATCCGTAGGTGAGGGACCCACCGCCGGACGGTCGGCCGCCAGCAAGCTCGTCAGGGAATGGCGTGAGCACCCGTCCCATCAGGGCCACGTAGCGCGCCCAGGTCATCTGCTGCCGGTTCTCCGGCTGGATATGGCGAGGCATCAGGATGCCCTGACCGTCGGTGACGTGCGTCCGGAACGCCCAGGGCAGCAGGGTGTGCTCCAGGTAGCCGGCTTCCGCACGCTGCACCTCGATGATCTGGACGCTGGTGTAGGACGCCAGGTCCTGCGAGCGGCCCAGTGCCACCGGGAAGGCCGGAGAGCGGAACGCCGCGTGCCAGGACTCCAGTTCTGGCGTATCGATGTAGAGGGTCAGTCTCGGCCGGAACAGCAGTTCGCGCAGGGTCGGGCTGAGGCTCGCGGTGATGTTGGGCGCGGCCCTGCCTTTCCTCGGCTTTCGGTCGTCCCGTTCGATGTTCCAGGTGTGCTCGTAATCGTCCACGCTCGCGAGATGGGTGAAGGCGAATGCGAAACGGAACGACGCCGGGTCCGGGTACTCACCCAGGACGCTGGCGATGTGGCCGTTGAGGGTCGCGGGGGGCGGCAGCGGAAAGCTCGGCTGCCGCCCCACCAGCAGGTAGGGGTGCCGGAAGGACGTCATCGTTCCTTCCAGTTCAACTTTCAGCACTCGCATCGGCGGGCCTCAGTTCAGCCAGTCGCGGCTGACGTCGCGCAGGTCGTCCGCCAGCTGACGCAGAACCGTACGCGGGTGGTCGAGCACGAAAGTCAGGCCGTGCTCGGCCTGCACTTCTTCCAGCGCCGAGCGCAACCGGTCGCGCTCGGCATCGTGAAAGCCGGCCACCCAGCCCACGTACAGTCCGCTGAGCAGCTGGTCCTTCCATGCCGAGACGGCTTCCTTGAGGGCCGCCACGTTCACCCGGGGGGTCCCGCGTTCACCTTCACCCACCACGTACTGGAACGGGTTGTTTCCGCCTTTCGTGACTGCCAGGATCACCGCTGCCGGAGACACGTCGGTGTAGTGGAGGGCCTGCTTGGCGCCGCCCTGCAGTTCGGCCAGACCGGCCACCAGGGCGGCGAGACGCTCGGCGCGCTGCTCCCGGGTCAGCCGGTAGGCTTTCTGCTCGGGGAGGTGCTCCATTCCCGCCGCGGCGGCTTCGTTCCGGCGGGTGTCGTCGAGGTTCATGTTGCCGGCCTTGCTGGTGTACGTGAACGTGCCGGCCCGGCCCAGGTCGAGGCTGAGCTGGCCCTTCAGGACCGCACGGTAGAACTGGTGGGAGTGCGGGACCGGGTCACCGTCGTGACGGCTCATGGTGCCGAAATCCTTGACGATGCTGACCGGAGCGAGAGACACCAGCGTGCCCATCCGGAACGGCGAGGTGCGCGTCAGGCTTTCGGTGGTGACCGTCTCCTGCTCGCGGCCGTCGGCCCGGCTCTCTTTCGCGCTCGCTTTCTTGCCCTGGGCACGCATGTACCCGAGCAGGTCGTCGTCCCAGTACTTGATGGGGTTCCCGTCGGTGTAGGCCACCTTGGCCTCACGGAAGATGGGTGAAACGTGTTCCGCCCAGACCGGATCGGTGTTCAGGGTTTCACGAAGCCAGAAGCGGAATGCCTGCGACGACACGTACGGGTAGGAGTCCCGCCCGACCCGGATCAGTTTGACCCCCACCTCGTTGTCGTACGTGGCGTCGGTGGCCTCGCGGGCGTTGTTGAGGGCGGCGGCGGGGGCATCGATCAGCAGAAATCCATTCAGAAAGGCCATGGTTACTCGTCTCCTTCAGCAGTCTCGGTCAGGTCGGGGGTGGGCACGTCGATGTCTTCCAGCGCAGCTTTGTTCCGGACGAGCGGTTTCCGCTCGTCGGCATGCAGGCGTTCGATGAGACGCATCTTGAGGAGGTCGCGGGAGAGGTAGAAATCGGCACGTGCGCGCTCTTCCCCCTCCATGAACAGGTCCTGGTAGCGCTCCAACGTCAGGAACGGCGGCAGATCCCGCTTGACGCGTTCCAGGCTGGCGCTGAGCAGAACGGCCCGCAGGGTGGCTGGGCGGCGCGCCTCGTAGAGCTTGCGGAAGAGGCCCATGTCCTCCTCGTCGGCGATCCAGGTGGCCAGTTCGTCACCTACGGTGCTGAGTGCTTCCAGTCTTGCCTTGTCCATGGCCACGATCTCCTTCAGGAATGTGCTGGTGAGCGCCCAGAGCTGGGCGAGTTGAACTGGGGGGCGGGGGGGCGCAGGTGAAACCGTCCTGCCCTTGGTTTTCCGGGCGGTCACGGCCGCGCTGTCCGCTGCTGCGGTAGGTTTGAGGACGGCGTCGAAAGGCGGCTTGAGATGCCTCTTCAGAAAGCTGGAGGCCCGGTCCGGGAGGAGAAACAGGTCCTCGTAAATCCCGACCGATTGACCGTCGACCGGATCTTTGCCTTTCCTGGCCGCCCAGGTGCTGCGGGCCACCAGTGCATTCCAGGCTGCGGAGTGACGCTGTTCCGCCGTCTGGAGGAATGCCAGGGCAGGGTGACTCAGGGGGAAGATCCGCACGTCTGGTCCTTGGCCGCTGTTGCTGAGGTGGTGGACCGTCAGACCGCCTCGCAGTCGCTGGAACTGTCCTCCCTGGGCTACGGGGGCGTCGGCGAGGGCACGGAGGGGTTCACGCAGGCCCTCGATCACGCGCGTTTTGGGGGAAGTCCACCCCTGCCCTTTCTCGCTCAGCAGGTAAGAGTCGTTGGCCCGCTGCTTGAGCTTGCCCTGCCAGCGGATCACCAGTGCCATGAGGGCCCGCTCGTCATCGGCCGCGACCACCATCGCCTTGCCGCTCACCAGGGGCGCCGCGACAGCCAGGCCCTGGAGGGCGGTGATGGCCAGGCCGCTGAGCGGAACGCCAGGTTGTCCGTCCGGGAAGAAGTTCATGGGGCCGCGTCCCATGAGCATTGGGAAGAGGTCCCTGGAGACCCGCTGTTGAGCGGGCAGTTCGGGAAAGAAAGCGCAGGGCACGGGGAGCCCGTTGGGGTGCTGGTAGGCATCGATGACTCCGACCAGCACGGCCCTCTTCTTCTCGTCGCTGAAGGTCGTGTTCAGGAAGTTGATGGTGAAGACGACAGCGATCCAGCTCGTGAGTTCCGGTGTGAAGTAGTACTGCAGTGCCCACGTTTTGAAGGCGCTGATGTCTGACGCCGTCACGTCTTCGGGGTGTTCTTTCCCGGCGAAGACCGTCATTCCGGCGATCGCCATGTCCATGATCGGGTGATGGGTCCAGTGCAGGCCAAGGGCTGCCGCTTGCCGGTCGGTCTGGGTCGTGGTCGTGTGTGTCAAATCGGTTTCACCTCCACGAATGAGTCTGAAAGATCAGTGCGTCACTGGAAGCCTGCCACAAGCGGGGGCGGCGTGGGGACGAATGTGTCGTGTCGGCTGAATTGGGAGCGATGCCGTTCACGTGAAGAAATTGCCCATCCGGGAATTCGGAGTCCCTTTGCCTTACTTTGCTATCCTGAAGTAAGGAGAATCCATGCGTACACCCACCCGCGCCACCGCCACCCTCTCCAGCAAAGGCCAGCTCACGCTCCCCAAAGAGGTCCGCGAGCGTCTCGGCGTGCAGAAAGGTGACGAGGTCGAATTCACTCTCGACGACCACGGCATCCACCTGCGCCCCCGCCGCCAGGGCGACAACCCCTTCCTCCGCTGGGTCCAGGACGGCCCCGTGCAGCACCAGGCGGATCAGCCCCTGATCCACGCCCGGCACGCCGGCCTCAACGAGCAGGAACGCGCCCTTCTGCAGTCCGGCCCCGGCGCGAACGTCATCCGCCTCAACGACCTGGACGAAGACGGCCACGCTTGATCACCGCCCTCGACACCAACGTGCTCGTGTTCGTCTACGACCGCGCACCCCACGCGCCAGAACTGGCCCGGCAACTGCACACCCTCGCCCGCGGCGGCCCCCTCGTTATCTGTGGCGTGGTGTACGCCGAACTCCTCGCCGGCCCCACGCGCCCGAAACCTCAACTCGACATCTTCCTCCGGGACATGGGCGTGCACCTCGACGCGGACATGACGGAAGCCGTGTGGGCCGAGGCGGGACGCGCCAACGCGGATTACCACGCCCGGCGGCGCGCGGGCGGTCTGATCAAGGAACGACCGGTCCTCCCGGACTTCCTGGTCGGCGCTCACGCCCTCCACCGGGCCGACCGCCTGTACACCGAGAACGTCGCTGACTTC
Above is a window of Deinococcus aquiradiocola DNA encoding:
- a CDS encoding AbrB/MazE/SpoVT family DNA-binding domain-containing protein, whose amino-acid sequence is MRTPTRATATLSSKGQLTLPKEVRERLGVQKGDEVEFTLDDHGIHLRPRRQGDNPFLRWVQDGPVQHQADQPLIHARHAGLNEQERALLQSGPGANVIRLNDLDEDGHA
- the cas5 gene encoding CRISPR-associated protein Cas5; this encodes MRVLKVELEGTMTSFRHPYLLVGRQPSFPLPPPATLNGHIASVLGEYPDPASFRFAFAFTHLASVDDYEHTWNIERDDRKPRKGRAAPNITASLSPTLRELLFRPRLTLYIDTPELESWHAAFRSPAFPVALGRSQDLASYTSVQIIEVQRAEAGYLEHTLLPWAFRTHVTDGQGILMPRHIQPENRQQMTWARYVALMGRVLTPFPDELAGGRPSGGGSLTYGLPEDYDLWVDPFTPEARGRAGRRRALVWHTLTGPDSEGVRLGA
- the cas3 gene encoding CRISPR-associated helicase Cas3', coding for MPDSPGSPIAHLLAKSARFNGGQVETLETHTYNVVEKLAGLALRAPGLAALSLREDFWHVAFWSAVIHDFGKAATGFQRVLTGAEERFPERHEVLSLAFVPWVACEATEEAIQLGVVSHHRDAGSIRALYGHDFRAEPAADRVDELIEMLTPEDVAALARWVQDVPEQWRTRLGFDRLGARRLDAGHLRQGRVDLAEALTAGVTRYGGLTSPLHPEQIRWGMLLRGVIQQADRLASAHAPPPLPLMLPGAEALGVNLAAMRRRAAPFTFRPHQLAARRAGHLILSAPTGSGKTEAALLWAQAQQAATGQPLRLLYLLPYQASLNAMQERLTRDLSAKGAVGLLHGRALQFLYRQAVEAEPGAADESAVTRQVRNVNDYARLHGPPLLVATPYRLLRAAFRLPGYETIYASTAGTMLVMDEIHAYEPGRLGMFLALLEDLIGRWGVQVCAISATLPEWLGEELRRLLQVEIQQVPPQVAYENCRHRLHLREGRIDAPDVIADVVSSVERGRSILVAVNTVDRAQAVYAALKAQLGDRVMLLHGRFNGQDRYGKEQQLQRKLNADHVGEAMAVVATQVIEVSLDLDFDTAISELAPLEALVQRFGRVNRRGTKGTDAAVTPGITRPVVDVTVLTEVARFPYDVPLLEACLQELRTLCHQGPVLLHDVLTNACLSRIYSGPRLTQLQEAMTSKREAFRIKLNELRPFGRLTGDDPELEDRFDDLFDGVTVLPLSLEAAYREKLKESPISAQGLLVSVSKSQLRKQRQEGHIQKRTDLGLHVIDRLYTEEYGLDFKRSRNEGQVELQTAGWPQD
- the cas2 gene encoding CRISPR-associated endonuclease Cas2; its protein translation is MVRLLQDPRKAGQPLLVLYDVQDDRRRTRVMAACKDYGLARMQYSAYQGKLTRTARLELETRLVKALGNSPGTIMVLQLEQAQLDTATTIEQLGDDDR
- the cas7i gene encoding type I-B CRISPR-associated protein Cas7/Cst2/DevR — translated: MAFLNGFLLIDAPAAALNNAREATDATYDNEVGVKLIRVGRDSYPYVSSQAFRFWLRETLNTDPVWAEHVSPIFREAKVAYTDGNPIKYWDDDLLGYMRAQGKKASAKESRADGREQETVTTESLTRTSPFRMGTLVSLAPVSIVKDFGTMSRHDGDPVPHSHQFYRAVLKGQLSLDLGRAGTFTYTSKAGNMNLDDTRRNEAAAAGMEHLPEQKAYRLTREQRAERLAALVAGLAELQGGAKQALHYTDVSPAAVILAVTKGGNNPFQYVVGEGERGTPRVNVAALKEAVSAWKDQLLSGLYVGWVAGFHDAERDRLRSALEEVQAEHGLTFVLDHPRTVLRQLADDLRDVSRDWLN
- a CDS encoding type II toxin-antitoxin system VapC family toxin, with protein sequence MITALDTNVLVFVYDRAPHAPELARQLHTLARGGPLVICGVVYAELLAGPTRPKPQLDIFLRDMGVHLDADMTEAVWAEAGRANADYHARRRAGGLIKERPVLPDFLVGAHALHRADRLYTENVADFSDFPALTVIEAPRMP
- the cas4 gene encoding CRISPR-associated protein Cas4, whose product is MITPTELRQHHYCPRIVFFERCTPVRRRETVLMTTGRDQHQAELERERRRTLSRYTLRAGERRYDVRLTSEPLQLTGELDLLIVDGAIAFPVEFKHTVRPPDPGHRLQLCAYALLVEDQLGLDVPHGYWHSSRTRQTHTIVFDVRLRNRTRQAISAVNAFISTGRCPGPTSQLGKCLECELKNFCGDTV
- the cas1 gene encoding CRISPR-associated endonuclease Cas1, which produces MNLVISERGTFLALRSERLQLRHPTQETQEVALRDLESVSVTTTACTLSAEAIRACAKFGVQIDLLDGLGAPYAKFSSPYLVGTVSTRRAQMQAYLTPTGIEVARHAILARLRNQASLLKYFGKYRKEADPAAFAAIQLALPRLVSLETELNGIQGAQIDEVRDVMLGVEGRGGVAYWGAVAAMLPAELEFPGRLGRGATDLTNMTLNYGYGILYARAAGALATAGLEPFAGFLHTDRPGKPSLVLDFVEGFRACVVDRSVLAALGRGWRPDLDEHGKLAPETRKRIAEAVHARLDARDTVGGKRYRLQNIMVKQARALATYLRGEGDYPLYVASW